One genomic region from Gossypium hirsutum isolate 1008001.06 chromosome D13, Gossypium_hirsutum_v2.1, whole genome shotgun sequence encodes:
- the LOC107918465 gene encoding cytochrome P450 71D10 gives MLLISAFFCFRSSSFLFLKDLLFFVLMEFGIPLFPIFISFLLVLLMAIRSVRKSKARSLTQRLIPGPPKLPLIGNLHQLAGPTLPHRTLRDLATKYGPVMHLQLGQVSTVVISSAEMAEEIMKTHDIVFASRPSLVAAKIITYECTDIVFAPYGKYWRNLRKICTSELLSASRVASFRSIREEEVLNLVKTIKSNDGLAVNLSQKVFSMTYGITARAAFGKKCKYQDSFISVVAEQTKLVSGFFVSEFFPSLQFLDVVSGIKYRVEKTRAEADRILESIVNDHKESRARGRSKDDREDLVDLLLRLQEDDEFPLTDNNVKAMILDIFTAGSETSASTVEWALSEMIKNPRVMAKAQAEVRQVFQGKGNVDETGIHQLQYLKCVIKETLRLHPILPLLLPRECSKNCEINGFEIPSKTRVIINAWAIGRDPNHWAQPENFDPERFINSSVNFLGTNFEFIPFGAGRRICPGILFAVPNLELPLAQLLFHFDWKLPKQEDIDMTEEFGLSVRRKNDLVLVPSPYHASIIVS, from the exons ATGCTTCTCATCAGTGCTTTCTTTTGTTTtcgttcttcttcttttttgtttttgaaagatCTCCTCTTCTTTGTGCTAATGGAGTTCGGAATACCCTTATTCCCTATATTCATCAGCTTTCTTCTTGTTTTGTTAATGGCAATTCGAAGCGTGAGGAAATCTAAAGCTAGGAGTTTAACTCAAAGGTTGATTCCAGGCCCACCGAAATTACCTTTGATCGGAAATCTGCACCAGCTCGCCGGTCCTACTCTACCCCATCGCACCCTGCGTGACTTGGCTACGAAATATGGCCCCGTCATGCACCTGCAACTCGGTCAAGTTTCAACTGTGGTCATTTCTTCTGCAGAAATGGCTGAAGAGATTATGAAAACACATGATATTGTCTTTGCTTCTAGGCCTTCACTCGTTGCGGCCAAGATTATAACTTATGAATGCACTGATATTGTCTTTGCACCATATGGAAAGTATTGGAGAAATCTGCGAAAAATTTGCACATCGGAGCTTCTGAGTGCGTCTCGGGTCGCCTCCTTCCGATCGATAAGAGAAGAGGAAGTGTTGAATCTCGTCAAAACCATAAAATCAAATGATGGGTTGGCTGTGAATCTGAGCCAGAAAGTTTTTTCAATGACTTATGGCATAACAGCGAGGGCAGCCTTTGGCAAGAAATGCAAATATCAAGATTCTTTCATATCAGTTGTTGCGGAGCAAACGAAGCTGGTTTCTGGTTTCTTTGTTTCCGAATTTTTTCCTTCACTTCAATTCCTGGATGTTGTTTCGGGTATAAAGTATAGAGTTGAAAAGACTCGTGCAGAAGCTGATAGGATTCTTGAGAGCATTGTTAATGATCACAAAGAAAGTAGAGCAAGAGGCAGAAGTAAAGATGACAGGGAAGATCTGGTTGATCTTCTTTTAAGGCTTCAGGAAGATGACGAATTCCCTTTAACTGATAACAATGTCAAAGCCATGATATTA GATATTTTCACTGCCGGAAGTGAGACATCTGCATCAACTGTAGAATGGGCGTTGTCGGAAATGATTAAAAATCCAAGAGTTATGGCAAAAGCACAAGCAGAGGTAAGGCAGGTATTCCAAGGAAAAGGAAATGTGGATGAAACAGGCATTCATCAACTTCAATATCTAAAGTGTGTTATAAAAGAAACCTTAAGACTGCACCCTATTTTACCTTTATTGCTTCCAAGAGAATGTAGCAAGAATTGTGAGATTAATGGATTTGAGATACCTTCCAAGACCAGAGTGATTATCAATGCCTGGGCAATTGGGAGAGATCCAAATCATTGGGCTCAGCCTGAAAATTTTGACCCTGAAAGGTTTATCAACAGTTCAGTAAATTTCTTGGGAACAAATTTTGAGTTCATTCCATTTGGTGCTGGAAGAAGGATATGTCCAGGTATATTATTTGCAGTGCCAAATCTAGAGCTACCACTTGCCCAACTGTTGTTCCATTTTGATTGGAAGTTGCCGAAGCAAGAAGATATAGATATGACTGAGGAGTTTGGCTTGTCCGTGAGGAGGAAAAATGATCTAGTCTTAGTTCCTTCTCCTTACCATGCTTCTATTATCGTTTCCTAG